The sequence below is a genomic window from Bactrocera neohumeralis isolate Rockhampton chromosome 4, APGP_CSIRO_Bneo_wtdbg2-racon-allhic-juicebox.fasta_v2, whole genome shotgun sequence.
acaatacagaaaaagaaatacaaaataaaaatttaaaagaaaattccaATTGTGAGGGTAACATCAATGATGAGAAGGACACTATTACGGACGATAACTCAAATGGCAAAGACAAGAAGGTTACAAACCCATCACAAGCTGAGATTTCCTACaatgaatataatttaaataaggaGGTACAAGAGCCTGTGTCCTCcattgataaaataaaacaaacaaatataacaaaCTCCACATCTACCAACATGACAGAAATGTCCGATTATTCACAGCTAATGGACGAAAGCTCTGTCATAGACTTGGATGACGATGATGAAGTGGTAATTGATTTAAGTGATGCTGATGATCAACAAAAGTCGCTGGCAACAAGTCGCGGAAAGTTGTCTGtaactttaaataaaagtataagcACAATGAGTATCGATGAAATGCTTCACTTTTGTGTGCCACTGACCGGTATTCCTGAATTGGGTGATGTTATCATATTTAAGGTAAATTTCTTGGAttaatatcatatatgtatacatatgtaattatattcTTTGTACATTTTCCTACAGTTTAATCGTCGTGTTTCTGGTGCTAAAATAGATGAATCACAATTCATAGCCTGTAGATGCGAACACATTAATAGACGCACTAAAGCTTTAAAGCTCGCTGTGATAAGTAAGTTTCCaatgtttgttattgttattaaattccCATCTAGTTGTATATTGTTCGAAAATAACTcaggaaaattatttatattactacaaatatttactttcaGATGCTAGTCTAGAAAACGACGTCCTTCCTCAAAAGTATAAGTATAGTTTAGATGatacttttgaaataaaatttatgaatatgaagTTTACGGAAATGATCGATCCTAAGGTATTGAAACTAAGTAGTtagattaaaaagaaaatattatgttgtaataaatttaaatgttttgattttttctttaataaatgtattataaataatcattaataCTAAGAACGTCTCATTGCCAACATAGTATTGATTTCCCAAATAATTATACGAGTGCGATCAATAACTTCGCGTAATTGTCGATTTTTTAATCTAACTGTCTCAATAAGTTCCTGGTTCTCTTGCAACGCTTTTCGGTATTCATCACATTGCGAAGGTTCGTTACGGTGGTCGGGTTGCTCCTCTTTATAAGTTATCAAGCTCTCGACGTTTGTATAATCCATGCCATGTGGATAACCATCATTACATTTTTCGTATATTATACGTACGCGCTTAAATAATAGCCGTATAGTTCGGAAATATTCCTGCACCTTTTTTTCTGTACTGTTATCTCGATTTCCTGTTGGCTGAATTACTTTAAGCGCAGTAAATATCTCTTGAAAACGTGAAGTAATGTCTTGGACAGTTTCTTGACCCAAGCGAGATAGGgacacaatatttatttctttatgtgGATTTGGTTGTGATATTGCTAACATATTGCTCCCCGTTGCAGATGTCGTTTGTGGCGCAGGTTGTTGTGTATGCATCATTCCTGCTGTATTGCCATGGGGCATCTGcccttgttgttgctgttgctgctgttgtacaTTCATTGGCATACCTGTGggcatgtgttgttgttgaggATGTTGCATTATATTTCCTGTAGCGCTAACACCGATTCCCTGCCCACCGCCTCCGACACCCATCATACCGACACCTACCGGACCACTACCTCCACCACCACCTTGTACCATTTGCAcatgttgttgcatttgttgttgttgttgctgctgctgcatttGCATTGGCGTATTCATAAGATTTCCCGGTCCACTCAAGCTCATACCACTttgcaactgttgttgttgttgtggatgATATCCTCCCATTGGCATCATACCGCCACTACCAACACCTATTTGTGCTCCAGCTCCACCGCCAACCATTGCATTCTGCCCCATTCCACCGGCGCCCATTTGGTTCATTGTATTTATCATTTGAGgcgattgttgttgctgctgaggATTAAACTGACCACGGTGACCCCCAAGTGGGCTATTGTAACCACTTGGATATTGTCCAGACATTTTTAAGATTGATACAAAAAAAAGCTGATTAATAAAAGTCTCGCAGATTTCGCtctgtaaacaaaaatatttaattaactaTAATGGATGACAatataatgtgaaaaatatcgatttttattttacaatatttttaatcgattacatttatttaattttaattgcactAATCAACTCCATGGCCACATATACCACCCTGCAGCTAAGAATCGGTTAAATCACCGTTTAACAACCCAACCATACTTCCAGATATTTTTGTCAAAGTTTCTATGAGTTCCTTCAGGTTGAATTGTCATATATAATCGATTGTTTTAGTTTCTGGACTAATTACTTCAATGTTTTGAACTTTATATATCCATattgctatatacatatcttatgAATTTAAAAGTCTTTCCCTTTCCAAGCACGTATACAAGCTTTAAgaactaaaatataattaataataacttATCAGATACTTAAAGGTAATGATCATCAGTTATTagcaataatttataataaattcagaagtacatatgtataatggaaaCTAACAGCTATGCTGGCGGGTATTAGCCTTAATTCGCATAAATAAACGGTGGCATCACTTTCAAATTATTACACAGCTGATATtgatattgtgaaaaaatacaaaagtagcTGCGATTTTTAACTGCATCGCAGATGCAAATAAcataaattgtataatttagCAATTTCCTTCAACTATGAATCAGCTACCAGACGACCATTTTCGTTATATTTATAGTTCTTCATTACATGAACAAGTGCAAATAAAAGTGTAAGTAGGCATATCATTTCAACACTTTCAATTGTGAAGGGCggatacaacaacaatttcattgTATTACAGTGGTACATTAGAAGGTAAAAAACGTCAGCCAGATTTTGAAAAACTCTTAGAAGATCCCATTTTACGCTTTTCTGGCCTCTACTCGGAGGAATGTCCGGCCTTTCAAATTCGTTTACAAGTGTTCAACAAAAATCGGCCATACTGCCTGCCAGTAACCACCTCTTacaaagctttcacaaaacgtTGGAGCTGGAATGAATGGGTGACACTGCCATTGCAATTTTCCGACTTACCACGAACAGCTATGTTAGTGCTAACAATCCTCGACTGTGCAGGTGCTGGTAAAACCACAGTAATAGGCGGTACAGCAATTTCTTTGTTCGGCAAGAATGGTTTATTCCGCCAAGGTATGTTCGATTTGCGAGTGTGGTTGGGTGTAGAAGGTGATGGCAGTTATCCATCGAAAACGCCTGGCAAGGGGAAAGAATCCTCAAAATCGCAAATGCAACGCTTAGGTAAACTGGCAAAGAAACATCGAAACGGGCAGATGCATAAAGTCGATTGGTTAGATCGGTTGACATTCCGTGAGATAGAAGTAATTAATGAACGAGAAAAACGCATGTCGGATTACATGTATCTAATGATAGAGTTCCCTACAGCCGTGTTTCAAGAGTATTATAATGTAAGTCCGTAGTAACATGCTTCATCCTCAATATATTCACACTTTCACTATTTTCTTACTAGTATTCCATTGTGTACTTCGAACCAGAAGGAGATAAAAGCCATAAAATACTGACAAAACCCAAATTGGTAACTGTGCCGGATTCAGATATATTGCAGGTATGTTGCATCTTTCTTTTGGTCTGACGTAATGTTTTATAAACAACCCTTAAGCTTAAGCCTATACTGCCCTCTTcggaaaacgaaaataattgcTTCAATGCCATTAAAAAGTGCGTTATTATGCTCTAAAGTGTCACCGCTAAAGCTCTTT
It includes:
- the LOC126756785 gene encoding mediator of RNA polymerase II transcription subunit 30 — its product is MSGQYPSGYNSPLGGHRGQFNPQQQQQSPQMINTMNQMGAGGMGQNAMVGGGAGAQIGVGSGGMMPMGGYHPQQQQQLQSGMSLSGPGNLMNTPMQMQQQQQQQQMQQHVQMVQGGGGGSGPVGVGMMGVGGGGQGIGVSATGNIMQHPQQQHMPTGMPMNVQQQQQQQQGQMPHGNTAGMMHTQQPAPQTTSATGSNMLAISQPNPHKEINIVSLSRLGQETVQDITSRFQEIFTALKVIQPTGNRDNSTEKKVQEYFRTIRLLFKRVRIIYEKCNDGYPHGMDYTNVESLITYKEEQPDHRNEPSQCDEYRKALQENQELIETVRLKNRQLREVIDRTRIIIWEINTMLAMRRS